Below is a window of Ciceribacter thiooxidans DNA.
GGTCGAAACCCACCAGGCCTCGAGGATGAAAGCGCGCCCGTCTGCCACCATCGATCCCCAGGAGGCAGTCGGCGGCTGTACGCCGAGACCGAGGAAGGAGAGGCTCGCCTCCAGGATGATGACGTCGGCCATGCGGATGGTCGAAACGACGATCACCGGCGACAGGATGTTCGGCATGATTTCGCGCAGCATGATGTGGAAGCGCGAAGCGCCGATGGCGCGCGCTGCTTCGACATACTCGAGTTCGCGGGCTGCGAGCGTCTCACCTCGCACCACACGACAGGGGATGACCCATTCCTTGTAGGCGAGCGCAAGGATGATATTGACGAGACCAGGCCCCATCATCGCCATCAGACCGATGGCGAAGATCAGGTACGGGAATCCGAGCAGAATGTCGACGAGCCTCGATATGGCAATGTCGACCCAGCCACGCAGGTAGCCGGCAGCAAGTCCTGCAATGATGCCAACCATGGTCGCGATGAGAATGACGGCGGTGCCGATGAAGATCGAGATGCGCGAACCGTAGATGATGCGCGAGAGGATATCACGGCCGAGCCCGTCGCAGCCGAGAAGATAGCTCCATTCTCCGCCGGCCGCCCAGCCTGGCGGCTGCAGACGCCTGAAAAGATCAGTCTCGTTCGGATCATGTGGTGCAATGAGCGGGGCGAAGATCGCCACCAATACGAAGAGGAGCATGAGCACGGCGCTGGCGAGCGCCAGCCGGTTCTCCGCAAAGACACTGAGATTGCGGCGAAACAGGGTGGTGCCCTCTTCGGTCGCGATGGCCGGTGCGGCGGTATCGTCGGCCGCCGTCATAGTTTCACCCTCGGATTGAGCAGTGTGTAGAGGAGGTCGGCAACAAAGTTCACCAGCACGTAGGTTACGGCGTAGAACAGCACGGCCGCCTGGACGAGTGGATAGTTGCGCACGAAGATGCTTTCGACCACGAGCCGACCGAGGCCCGGCCAGCCGAAGACCGTCTCAACGATCATGTTGCCACCGAGCAGCGAGCCGGTTTCGAGGGCTGCGACCGAGACCGTCGGGATCAGGGCGTTCTTCAGTGCGTGGCGGAAGAGAATTCGCCGGCGGCTGAGGCCCTTGGCTTCGGCGAAGGCGACATAGTCCTGCCGCAGCACTTCGAGCATCGAGGTGCGGGTGACGCGCGTCAGGATCGCCGTCATCGGCAGCCCCAGCGTGATTGCCGGCAACAGGATGTGGGACAGCGCGTCCCAAAAGGCGTCGAGGCGCCCGCGCAACAGCGTATCGATCAAGAGGAAATGGGTGATCGGCGCGACCTCGCTGTCGAAACCGATGCGGCCGGACACCGGCAGAAGCCTCAATTGCACGGCAAACAGCATCAAGAGGAGAATGCCGAACCAGAAGCCCGGGAGCGAAACGCCAAGCAGCGAACCGACCGTGGCGATGCGGTCGATGATCGTATTTTTCCTGATCGCCGCCATCACGCCGAGCGGAATGGATGTGGCGAGCGCAATGATGAGCGCCACAAGGCTGAGCTCGATCGTTGCCGGCAGACGCTCGACGATTACGTCGAACACCGGTCGCCGGTGGAACAGGCTCGTCCCGAAGTCGCCGGTAACCGCGTTTTCGAGGAAGACCAGGAAGCGCTCGCCCATCGGCTTGTCGAGTCCGAGGTTCTGGCGAAGCGTCAGTTCCTCGGCGGCTGTGATCGGCTGGTCGCCGATCATGATCTCGACCGGATCTCCCGGTGTCAGCGCCATCATCAGGAAGACGATGGTGCTGACACCGAGGAGAACGGGAACGAGCTGCAGAAGACGCTCGACCAGTTTACCCAGATGCATGGTTCGTTCCCGTCCTATGCTGGCTATTCAACACAGGCGTCGTGCAGGTTGATGCGGCTGTCGGCGCTCGGCGACCAGCCCTTCAGGCGCTTGGACACCCCGTAGATGTCCTTCGGAACCCACAGGTAGATGTAGGGAAGGTCCGCATTCACGATCGCTTCGGCCTTCTGGTAGAGGGTCGCACGCTTGGCCGGATCGAGTTCGACCGCGCCCTGGTCGAGGAGGGTGTCGACCTCCTTGTTGGAGTAGCCGGAGGCGTTGCCGCGGCCCATCGTGTAATGCGTGGGCACGAAGATGTCGAACGGGTCGAGCGAGCCGTTACCCCACGACGTGAAATACATATCGCCGTCGTTCTTGTCGTTCTTCGGATCCCACTTCGCGTCGACCTGGGCACTTTCTCCGACGGCAACCTTGGCGCGGATCCCGGACTTGGAGAGAACTGAGGCAATCGCCTCGACCGTGTCCTTGTCGGCGCCTTCGGTGTCGATCGTTATGTCGATGCCGTCAGGGAAGCCGGCTTCTGCCAGCAGTGCCTTTGCCTTTTCCGGGTCGTAGTCGTGCTTCGGCAGGTTGGTCGACGCAGCGAAGGCGGCGGGGCTGAGGATGCCTTCAATCGGCACGGCGTTCCCGCCGAGGATCTTGTCGATGATCAGCTGCTTGTCGAGCGCATACGCGACCGCCTGGCGAACCTTGATGTCGTCGAACTTGTCTCCATGCAGGTTGAGCGCGAGGAAAACACTGCGCGTTCCGTTGACCGTCATGACCTTCGTATTGGGGTTCTGCTCCACCTGGGCGATCGAGAAGGGCGGCAGCCCGTTGATGATGTCGACGTCGCCGGAGAGCAGGGCCGCCACGCGCGAAGCCGTTTCAGGAATAACCTTGAAGATCACCCGGTCGACGCAAGCCTTGCCGACCGGTGCAATATCCGGCGAGCCGCCGTAATAGTCGTCGAAGCGTTCCATGATGATGGAGTCGCCTTTGCGCCATTCGACGAGCTTGAAGGGACCCGCACCATTCTCGGCAGTTGCCATGCCGGCAGTGCCGACTTTCTCGACGAAAGCCTTCGAGACAAATTCCTGGAAAGGCAGCATGGCCGGCAGCAGCGGCCAGGGCTCGCTGAGATTGATGCGGATCGTGTCGTCGCCGACGATCTCGACGTCCTTGACCGGACCCAGCAGGCTCTTGCGCGGGCTCGT
It encodes the following:
- a CDS encoding ABC transporter permease, which produces MHLGKLVERLLQLVPVLLGVSTIVFLMMALTPGDPVEIMIGDQPITAAEELTLRQNLGLDKPMGERFLVFLENAVTGDFGTSLFHRRPVFDVIVERLPATIELSLVALIIALATSIPLGVMAAIRKNTIIDRIATVGSLLGVSLPGFWFGILLLMLFAVQLRLLPVSGRIGFDSEVAPITHFLLIDTLLRGRLDAFWDALSHILLPAITLGLPMTAILTRVTRTSMLEVLRQDYVAFAEAKGLSRRRILFRHALKNALIPTVSVAALETGSLLGGNMIVETVFGWPGLGRLVVESIFVRNYPLVQAAVLFYAVTYVLVNFVADLLYTLLNPRVKL
- a CDS encoding ABC transporter permease — encoded protein: MTAADDTAAPAIATEEGTTLFRRNLSVFAENRLALASAVLMLLFVLVAIFAPLIAPHDPNETDLFRRLQPPGWAAGGEWSYLLGCDGLGRDILSRIIYGSRISIFIGTAVILIATMVGIIAGLAAGYLRGWVDIAISRLVDILLGFPYLIFAIGLMAMMGPGLVNIILALAYKEWVIPCRVVRGETLAARELEYVEAARAIGASRFHIMLREIMPNILSPVIVVSTIRMADVIILEASLSFLGLGVQPPTASWGSMVADGRAFILEAWWVSTFPGLAILLLVLVINVASQGLRDAFDPRFNE
- a CDS encoding ABC transporter substrate-binding protein, which produces MGNFQRLLITTAATLALSATSLSASEIRVGFTADALTLDPANHRNRETETIIRNMYDGLLTRDAEMKVVPEIAESWTQTSPTSFEFKIRKGIKFHDGSELTVEDVKFTLDRLTVEGAMGDGQTSPRKSLLGPVKDVEIVGDDTIRINLSEPWPLLPAMLPFQEFVSKAFVEKVGTAGMATAENGAGPFKLVEWRKGDSIIMERFDDYYGGSPDIAPVGKACVDRVIFKVIPETASRVAALLSGDVDIINGLPPFSIAQVEQNPNTKVMTVNGTRSVFLALNLHGDKFDDIKVRQAVAYALDKQLIIDKILGGNAVPIEGILSPAAFAASTNLPKHDYDPEKAKALLAEAGFPDGIDITIDTEGADKDTVEAIASVLSKSGIRAKVAVGESAQVDAKWDPKNDKNDGDMYFTSWGNGSLDPFDIFVPTHYTMGRGNASGYSNKEVDTLLDQGAVELDPAKRATLYQKAEAIVNADLPYIYLWVPKDIYGVSKRLKGWSPSADSRINLHDACVE